A single Euzebyales bacterium DNA region contains:
- the meaB gene encoding methylmalonyl Co-A mutase-associated GTPase MeaB — MASRSGTADRLEAPDGGAVGRVPAADALVDGLLAGDRRALARVLTRIEDGAADVVRAVVRRLHPHTGRGALVGITGAPGAGKSTLVNALIASWRSQGTTVAVLAVDPSSPFSGGALLGDRVRMQDHVLDEGVFVRSMASRGQLGGLSWTTPQALLALDAAGYDRIVVETVGVGQAEVEVAALADTTVVVVAPGMGDAIQAAKAGILEVADVFCVNKADRPDAARTVRELRELQALGDADGLDTPIVSTSASTDQGIGELRTTIDAHHDAMVIDDRLQERRRARARVQVRELALGTVRERASAVAGASGLDELAAAVARRELDPYSAADELLAALDTG; from the coding sequence ATGGCGTCTCGAAGCGGAACCGCAGACCGTCTGGAGGCACCGGACGGCGGGGCCGTCGGCCGCGTCCCCGCGGCCGATGCCCTGGTCGACGGACTCCTCGCCGGTGATCGCCGGGCGCTCGCGCGGGTGCTGACGCGTATCGAGGACGGGGCGGCCGACGTGGTGCGCGCGGTCGTCCGGCGCCTGCATCCCCACACCGGTCGAGGTGCGCTCGTCGGGATCACCGGGGCGCCCGGCGCCGGCAAGTCGACGCTTGTCAACGCGCTGATCGCCTCGTGGCGGTCGCAGGGCACCACCGTGGCCGTGCTCGCAGTCGATCCCAGCTCACCATTCTCGGGTGGCGCGTTGCTCGGCGACCGCGTGCGTATGCAGGACCACGTGCTCGACGAGGGTGTGTTCGTCCGCTCGATGGCCAGCCGCGGACAGCTCGGTGGGCTGAGCTGGACGACGCCGCAGGCGCTGCTGGCGCTCGATGCGGCAGGCTATGACCGGATCGTGGTCGAGACGGTCGGAGTCGGGCAGGCGGAGGTCGAGGTCGCTGCGCTGGCTGACACGACGGTCGTGGTCGTGGCGCCCGGCATGGGCGACGCGATCCAGGCCGCAAAGGCGGGCATCCTCGAGGTCGCCGACGTCTTCTGCGTCAACAAGGCCGACCGGCCCGACGCTGCCCGCACCGTGCGCGAGCTGCGCGAACTGCAGGCTCTCGGTGACGCCGACGGTCTCGACACGCCGATCGTGTCGACGAGTGCGAGCACTGATCAGGGGATCGGGGAGCTGCGCACGACGATTGACGCCCACCACGACGCGATGGTCATCGACGACCGGTTGCAGGAACGCAGACGCGCACGGGCACGGGTGCAGGTTCGCGAGCTCGCGCTGGGCACCGTCCGCGAGCGCGCGTCCGCGGTCGCGGGGGCCAGCGGTCTCGACGAGCTGGCGGCGGCGGTGGCGCGGCGCGAGTTGGATCCCTACAGCGCCGCGGATGAGCTGCTCGCTGCGCTCGATACAGGCTGA
- a CDS encoding protein kinase, with protein MVGTVLAGRYELREQLGRGGMATVYEAHDDLLDRAVAVKVLRVDDQATARQRFAAEARNAASLTHPHAVAVYDVNTSLEQPFIVMELVRGDTLEDVLERNGRLDTDHAVAVGSQVLDALHTAHRRGLVHRDVKPANILLPDGVVPGRPDELPGVKLADFGIAKATHGATTGLTMAGQVIGTPRYLSPEQVKGERATPRSDIYATAVVLYEMLAGRPPFEHDSAVGLALAHREDDPPPLAELRPDLGSKLVALVHQALSKDPEQRPADAKEMRAALLRVAPSSGGTHLLQEPEADTQSVGDADAPPPPTSTPPTPPTPVTRPRRGGSLQWLWALIISALLTMAVLLAVQRFTEAPAPTDEPTTEQAPAEPDAGQQAPAEPDAGQPAPAEPDAGQQAPAGAGEQQQPETNEQPAAPDEAAPAAPEPAPDAAPEPAAPEEDATG; from the coding sequence GTGGTTGGCACAGTGCTCGCCGGTCGCTACGAACTGCGGGAGCAACTCGGCCGCGGCGGGATGGCGACGGTGTACGAAGCGCACGACGACCTGCTCGATCGAGCGGTCGCCGTGAAGGTGCTGCGCGTGGACGATCAGGCGACGGCGCGACAGCGCTTCGCTGCCGAGGCGCGGAACGCCGCAAGCCTGACCCACCCCCACGCGGTGGCCGTCTACGACGTGAACACGTCGTTGGAGCAGCCGTTCATCGTCATGGAGCTCGTGCGCGGCGACACCCTCGAGGACGTGCTCGAGCGGAACGGACGGCTTGACACGGACCACGCCGTCGCCGTCGGCAGTCAGGTGCTTGATGCGCTGCACACGGCACACCGGCGGGGCCTGGTCCACCGCGACGTCAAGCCCGCCAACATCCTGCTGCCGGATGGCGTCGTCCCCGGGCGGCCCGACGAGCTGCCGGGTGTCAAGCTGGCTGACTTCGGCATCGCCAAGGCGACGCACGGCGCGACGACCGGGCTGACGATGGCAGGCCAGGTCATCGGCACGCCCAGGTACCTGTCCCCAGAGCAGGTCAAGGGCGAACGGGCGACACCGCGGTCCGACATCTACGCCACCGCGGTCGTCCTCTACGAGATGCTCGCCGGCCGGCCACCGTTCGAGCACGACAGTGCGGTGGGACTCGCACTGGCCCACCGCGAGGACGACCCGCCGCCCCTCGCGGAGCTGCGGCCGGACCTGGGTTCCAAGCTGGTCGCGCTGGTGCACCAGGCCCTGTCGAAGGATCCTGAGCAGCGGCCGGCCGATGCCAAGGAGATGCGCGCGGCGCTGCTGCGTGTGGCGCCGTCGTCTGGCGGCACACACCTGCTGCAGGAACCCGAAGCAGACACACAGTCGGTCGGCGACGCCGATGCACCACCTCCGCCGACGTCGACCCCGCCCACCCCACCCACACCGGTCACTCGTCCGCGCCGAGGCGGGTCACTGCAATGGTTGTGGGCCCTGATCATCAGCGCGCTGCTCACGATGGCCGTGCTGCTCGCGGTGCAGCGCTTCACCGAGGCGCCCGCACCGACCGACGAGCCAACCACCGAGCAGGCGCCGGCCGAACCCGACGCCGGCCAGCAGGCACCGGCCGAACCCGACGCCGGCCAGCCGGCGCCGGCCGAACCCGACGCCGGCCAGCAGGCACCTGCGGGCGCCGGGGAGCAGCAGCAGCCGGAGACCAACGAGCAGCCGGCCGCTCCGGACGAGGCGGCGCCGGCTGCACCGGAGCCAGCGCCGGACGCCGCCCCGGAGCCCGCGGCACCGGAGGAGGACGCCACCGGGTGA
- a CDS encoding DsbA family protein — MLVLLHDYTSPASAVAVARVTRLIAEGMPARIEGTEVVGVEATLPVTLDLIAELDAVAAQARAEGVVLRRPAGLPPTAAAHLLEELARELDRADAWRARCYRAFWADGDDIGDHAVLRRLAGDVGLPPEEAARRIGDRMALLEIRQRFAAHRRDGVGGVPTISYDRTLIPGLLDEADLRALAALGPSSA, encoded by the coding sequence GTGCTGGTCCTGCTCCACGACTACACGTCGCCCGCATCGGCGGTCGCCGTGGCCCGCGTGACACGTCTGATCGCCGAGGGCATGCCCGCGCGGATCGAGGGGACCGAGGTCGTCGGCGTCGAGGCGACACTGCCGGTGACGCTCGACCTCATCGCCGAGCTCGACGCCGTCGCCGCGCAGGCACGCGCCGAGGGCGTCGTGCTGCGGCGGCCCGCCGGGCTGCCACCGACCGCGGCCGCCCACCTGCTCGAGGAGCTCGCACGGGAGCTCGACCGCGCGGACGCGTGGCGGGCACGCTGCTACCGCGCGTTCTGGGCTGACGGTGATGACATCGGCGACCACGCCGTGCTGCGGCGGCTTGCCGGCGACGTCGGGCTGCCCCCCGAGGAGGCCGCACGGCGCATCGGCGACCGCATGGCGCTGCTCGAGATCCGCCAGCGCTTCGCCGCCCATCGCCGCGACGGGGTCGGTGGGGTGCCCACGATCTCCTACGATCGGACGCTCATCCCGGGCCTGCTCGACGAGGCCGACCTACGTGCGCTGGCTGCACTCGGCCCGTCGTCCGCATGA
- a CDS encoding NAD(P)-dependent oxidoreductase — protein sequence MTAAAGGESSGRRRRRTTRRARRQRPKETAMTTVAVLGTGYMGAPMARNLADAGHSVRVWNRSRERAEQLADAGVTVADSPAGAVDGADIVITMLSDGPVVAEVIDAAAEGLGSDVVWLQMSTVGDAWSARLAARAADLGVVHVDAPVLGTRKPAEDGQLVVLAAGTADVRDRVTPVFDAVGSRTIWLDEVGQASRLKLVINAWIAALTVALAESMALAEHLGVDPRQFLDAIDGGAVGAPYAQIKGPMMIAGEYPTSFPVRLARKDVGLILEAAGDDLSLRVAEAVAAQFSAAIDAGVGEDDMAAVRRAI from the coding sequence TTGACAGCCGCCGCGGGCGGCGAGAGTAGCGGTCGCAGGCGCCGCCGGACCACGCGGCGGGCACGACGACAGCGACCGAAAGAGACAGCGATGACAACCGTTGCCGTGCTCGGGACCGGGTACATGGGCGCGCCGATGGCGCGCAACCTCGCCGACGCGGGCCATTCCGTGCGTGTGTGGAACCGCTCCCGGGAACGGGCCGAGCAGCTCGCCGACGCCGGCGTGACCGTCGCCGACTCCCCGGCCGGCGCCGTCGACGGCGCGGACATCGTGATCACGATGCTCAGCGACGGCCCGGTGGTGGCCGAGGTGATCGACGCCGCCGCCGAGGGCCTCGGATCCGACGTCGTCTGGCTGCAGATGAGCACCGTCGGCGACGCATGGTCGGCCAGGCTCGCAGCCCGCGCCGCGGACCTGGGGGTCGTCCACGTCGACGCACCGGTGCTCGGCACGAGGAAGCCGGCCGAGGACGGGCAACTGGTCGTGCTCGCAGCCGGGACGGCTGATGTCCGCGATCGCGTGACCCCTGTGTTCGACGCGGTCGGCTCGCGGACGATCTGGCTGGACGAGGTCGGGCAGGCCAGCCGCCTCAAGCTCGTCATCAACGCGTGGATCGCCGCGCTGACCGTCGCGCTCGCCGAGTCGATGGCGCTCGCCGAGCACCTCGGCGTCGATCCGCGGCAGTTCCTCGACGCGATCGACGGTGGCGCCGTCGGCGCGCCGTACGCGCAGATCAAGGGTCCGATGATGATCGCCGGCGAGTACCCCACCAGCTTCCCGGTGCGGCTGGCCCGCAAGGACGTGGGGTTGATCCTGGAGGCGGCGGGCGACGACCTGTCGCTGCGGGTCGCCGAGGCGGTCGCCGCGCAGTTCTCAGCGGCGATCGACGCCGGCGTGGGCGAGGACGACATGGCCGCCGTGCGCCGGGCGATCTGA
- a CDS encoding aminotransferase class V-fold PLP-dependent enzyme — MNVAALRVGFTRFFEADPERLHVAAHSHHPWPDVTYAAQREAWHDATRLADHKWAHIFDAVLPAAQGWIARRVGLPDPASIAIAPNTHELVTRIMSCLDVPVRILTTAGEFTSFERQVRRLTEDGLVTVRRVPVHPADTMTSRLAAEAATGAYDLLFLSHVLYGTGLVVDVATVVAAVPDERPYVVVDGYHGFMAVPTDLGALADRIFYVAGGYKYAMAGEGVCFAHCPPGYGPRPRDTGWFADFSSLAEGSSRVAYGPGGQRFMGATFDVTPLYRFNAVQRWLDDAGVAVDDIHAHVRGVQRRFLGALAERGPTVLGTRTPVVGPSTVGRHGHLLAFEVPQAADVTAALARRGVVVDHRGSWVRFGFGVYHDASDVDRLIDRL; from the coding sequence ATGAACGTCGCGGCACTGCGGGTCGGCTTCACGCGGTTCTTCGAGGCCGATCCCGAGCGACTGCACGTCGCCGCACACAGCCACCACCCGTGGCCCGACGTGACCTATGCCGCCCAGCGCGAGGCCTGGCACGACGCCACGCGGCTGGCCGATCACAAGTGGGCGCACATCTTCGACGCGGTGCTGCCCGCAGCGCAGGGCTGGATCGCACGGCGGGTCGGCCTGCCGGATCCGGCGTCCATCGCGATCGCGCCGAACACCCACGAGCTGGTGACGCGGATCATGTCGTGCCTCGACGTGCCGGTGCGCATCCTGACCACCGCCGGTGAGTTCACAAGCTTCGAGCGGCAGGTGCGGCGGTTGACCGAGGACGGCCTGGTCACGGTCCGCCGGGTGCCGGTCCACCCGGCCGACACGATGACTTCGCGACTGGCGGCGGAGGCCGCGACCGGCGCGTACGACCTGCTGTTCCTCAGCCACGTCCTGTACGGCACGGGCCTGGTGGTCGACGTCGCCACGGTCGTGGCGGCGGTCCCCGACGAGCGCCCCTACGTCGTGGTCGACGGCTACCACGGGTTCATGGCGGTCCCCACTGATCTCGGCGCGCTGGCGGACCGGATCTTCTACGTGGCCGGCGGCTACAAGTACGCGATGGCGGGTGAGGGGGTCTGCTTTGCGCACTGCCCGCCGGGCTACGGACCGCGGCCACGGGACACGGGATGGTTCGCAGACTTCTCCTCGCTGGCCGAGGGGTCGTCACGGGTGGCCTACGGCCCGGGCGGCCAGCGGTTCATGGGCGCGACGTTCGACGTGACGCCGCTGTACCGCTTCAACGCCGTGCAACGGTGGCTGGACGACGCCGGCGTCGCCGTCGATGACATCCACGCCCATGTGCGTGGCGTGCAGCGGCGATTCCTCGGGGCACTCGCCGAGCGCGGTCCGACGGTGCTCGGCACCCGGACCCCGGTCGTGGGACCATCCACGGTGGGACGGCATGGCCACCTGCTGGCGTTCGAGGTGCCGCAGGCCGCCGACGTCACCGCCGCGCTGGCCCGCCGCGGCGTGGTCGTCGACCACCGCGGCTCGTGGGTGCGCTTCGGATTCGGCGTGTACCACGACGCCTCGGACGTCGACCGGCTGATCGACCGCCTGTAG
- a CDS encoding tryptophan 2,3-dioxygenase family protein: MAAPRYYADYLELDKLLDAQRPVSSLDGAPAHDEMLFIIVHQAFELWFKQILWELNAVLETMAADTVPTSELGRTVARLRRIVSIQPLLRGQLEVLETMTPLDFLDFRDALVPASGFQSAQFRLIENRLGVPAETRLRIKGAVYHSRLTPEDRERVVAAERAPTLRDHLDRWLARTPFLRFGDYDFWTAYRGAVDAMLSGERRIIVDNPSLDDDARAEQLTAHEQTVEGFTALFDRDHHDELVARGQRHLSHDAFLAALLITLYRDEPMFHLPFQLLVALIDIDEGFTAWRYRHALLVRRMIGDKVGTGGTSGHVYLQKAAERHRAFPDLFALPTFCIPRSALPRLPAHVREQLGFRWDDSQTS; encoded by the coding sequence ATGGCAGCCCCGCGCTACTACGCCGACTACCTCGAGTTGGACAAGTTGCTCGACGCGCAGCGTCCAGTCAGCTCGCTCGACGGCGCACCCGCCCACGACGAGATGCTGTTCATCATCGTCCATCAGGCGTTCGAGCTGTGGTTCAAGCAGATCCTTTGGGAGCTCAACGCGGTCTTGGAGACGATGGCAGCCGACACGGTTCCGACCAGCGAGCTGGGCCGGACGGTGGCGCGCCTGCGCCGCATCGTGTCGATCCAGCCGCTGCTGCGCGGACAGCTCGAGGTGCTCGAGACCATGACCCCGTTGGACTTCCTCGACTTCCGCGACGCGCTTGTGCCCGCGTCGGGGTTCCAGAGCGCGCAGTTCCGGCTGATCGAGAACCGCCTCGGGGTGCCGGCGGAGACCCGGCTACGCATCAAGGGGGCGGTCTACCACTCCCGCCTGACTCCCGAGGACCGCGAGCGCGTCGTCGCGGCCGAGCGCGCTCCGACGCTGCGCGACCACCTCGACCGGTGGCTGGCGCGCACCCCCTTCCTTCGGTTCGGTGACTACGACTTCTGGACCGCGTACCGCGGTGCGGTCGACGCCATGCTCAGCGGAGAGCGGCGGATCATCGTGGACAACCCCAGCCTGGACGACGACGCGCGCGCCGAGCAGCTCACGGCCCACGAGCAGACCGTGGAGGGGTTCACGGCGCTGTTCGACCGCGACCACCACGACGAGCTCGTCGCGCGCGGACAGCGGCACCTGTCCCACGACGCGTTCCTCGCAGCGCTGCTGATCACGCTGTACCGCGACGAGCCGATGTTCCACCTGCCGTTCCAGCTGCTCGTCGCACTGATCGACATCGACGAGGGATTCACCGCGTGGCGCTACCGTCACGCGCTGCTGGTCCGCCGGATGATCGGCGACAAGGTCGGCACCGGCGGGACATCGGGGCACGTGTACCTGCAGAAGGCGGCCGAGCGCCACCGCGCGTTCCCTGATCTGTTCGCCCTCCCGACGTTCTGCATCCCCCGCTCTGCGCTGCCCCGTCTGCCCGCTCACGTCCGCGAGCAGCTGGGTTTCCGCTGGGACGACAGCCAGACATCATGA
- a CDS encoding glycerophosphodiester phosphodiesterase has translation MGSSTRRVVGVGWSGIATLSSSTIKPRTAPDVKAREPPADDAATCDTAPVHPFLDAPLPLAIAHRGGSADGTENTIASFARAVELGYRHLETDVRVTADGELVAFHDPGLERVAGTDRRLRDLTWAELSRLRVGGREPVPRFSEVLKAFPDARLLVDPKCDGAVDPLISALRDHDAVDRVCVGSFSSDRLRRVRAAFGDAVCTSMGPGEALRLRLAAWRVLPLSAVPTEPACAQVPVRYGPLVFAEPRCIAFAHASGLQVHVWTVNDRATMTRLLDLGVDGVITDELTVLRDLLVARGQWHGG, from the coding sequence GTGGGCAGTAGCACCCGTCGAGTCGTTGGTGTCGGCTGGTCGGGCATCGCGACCCTCTCGTCCAGCACCATCAAGCCGCGTACGGCGCCCGACGTCAAGGCCCGGGAACCACCGGCAGATGACGCCGCCACCTGTGATACTGCGCCCGTGCATCCCTTCCTCGACGCACCGCTGCCGCTCGCGATCGCGCATCGCGGGGGCTCGGCCGACGGTACAGAGAACACCATCGCGTCCTTCGCGCGCGCGGTCGAGCTCGGCTACCGCCACCTCGAGACAGACGTCCGGGTGACCGCGGACGGCGAGCTGGTCGCCTTCCACGATCCCGGCCTCGAGCGGGTCGCCGGCACGGATCGGCGGCTGCGGGACCTGACCTGGGCGGAGCTGTCCCGGCTGCGGGTCGGTGGCCGTGAGCCGGTCCCGCGCTTCTCCGAGGTGCTCAAGGCGTTCCCCGACGCCCGGCTCCTCGTGGACCCGAAATGCGACGGCGCAGTCGACCCACTGATCTCGGCGCTGCGCGACCACGATGCTGTCGACCGCGTGTGCGTCGGATCGTTCTCCTCCGACCGGCTGCGGCGCGTGCGTGCGGCGTTCGGCGATGCGGTCTGCACCTCGATGGGACCCGGCGAGGCGCTCCGGCTGCGGCTGGCCGCGTGGCGTGTGCTGCCGCTGTCGGCCGTGCCGACCGAGCCCGCGTGTGCGCAGGTGCCCGTGCGCTACGGGCCGCTCGTGTTCGCCGAACCACGCTGCATCGCGTTCGCGCACGCCAGCGGTCTGCAGGTCCACGTGTGGACCGTCAACGACCGCGCGACGATGACGCGCCTGCTCGACCTCGGCGTCGACGGTGTCATCACCGACGAGCTGACGGTGCTGCGCGATCTGCTGGTCGCACGCGGGCAGTGGCATGGCGGCTGA
- a CDS encoding MFS transporter: MAADVVRSGVRRQQRAWYVYDWANSAFQTTVLTVFLGPYLTALAEAAAVDGFVRPLGIPVRAAAYYPYLVSFSALLQVVSMPLVGALVDRTGRRRLLLGVLAYIGAIGTMLLYLVGGDEYLLGGLLFLVTSVSFTCSIVVYNAWLPDIASTEDRDRVSSRGWATGYLGGGLLLAANLVLLQQAQAGALGLDVSTAVRISLVSAGGWWAIFTLVPLVGLRDAPPRPVAGGGFRQLGMTLRRLRAAPATLLFLAAYLMFNDGVQTVISQSAVFAAFELDLTEDVIVVAVLIVQLVAVFGALLLGWLADLVGAKKVVLASLLIWIAVLGGAFVLPPGEVMAFYALAVSIGVVLGGTQALSRSLFSHMIPDGSEAEYFSAYEISDRGTSWIGALLFGVAVQATGSYRIAIVSLVVFFALGFVLLWFADIRRAAAEAGNPAPARV; encoded by the coding sequence ATGGCGGCTGATGTGGTGCGGTCGGGCGTCCGGCGGCAGCAGCGCGCCTGGTACGTCTACGACTGGGCCAACTCGGCGTTCCAGACCACCGTGCTCACCGTGTTCCTCGGCCCGTACCTGACGGCGCTCGCCGAGGCAGCCGCCGTCGACGGGTTCGTGCGACCTCTGGGAATCCCCGTCCGCGCCGCCGCCTACTACCCCTACCTCGTGTCCTTCTCGGCGCTGCTGCAGGTGGTGTCGATGCCGCTGGTCGGCGCGCTGGTCGATCGGACCGGCCGTCGCAGGCTGCTGCTGGGCGTGCTGGCCTACATCGGCGCGATCGGCACGATGCTGCTGTACCTCGTCGGTGGTGACGAGTACCTGCTCGGGGGGCTGCTGTTCCTGGTGACCTCGGTCAGCTTCACGTGCTCGATCGTCGTCTACAACGCCTGGCTGCCCGACATCGCCAGCACCGAGGACCGGGACCGCGTGTCGTCCAGGGGCTGGGCGACCGGCTACCTCGGAGGCGGGCTGCTGCTGGCCGCGAACCTCGTCCTGCTGCAGCAGGCCCAGGCAGGCGCCCTCGGCCTCGACGTCAGCACCGCGGTGCGCATCAGCCTGGTGTCGGCCGGCGGATGGTGGGCGATCTTCACGCTGGTCCCGCTCGTGGGCCTGCGTGACGCACCGCCACGCCCGGTCGCGGGCGGTGGCTTCCGCCAGCTTGGCATGACCCTGCGGCGCCTCCGCGCCGCCCCCGCGACGCTGTTGTTCCTCGCCGCGTACCTGATGTTCAACGACGGAGTGCAGACCGTGATCTCACAGTCCGCGGTCTTCGCCGCCTTCGAGCTGGACCTGACCGAGGACGTCATCGTCGTGGCGGTGCTGATCGTGCAGCTCGTCGCGGTCTTCGGCGCGCTGCTGCTCGGATGGCTGGCGGACCTGGTCGGCGCGAAGAAGGTGGTGCTGGCCAGCCTGCTGATCTGGATCGCCGTCCTCGGCGGAGCGTTCGTGCTGCCGCCCGGTGAGGTGATGGCCTTCTACGCGTTGGCGGTGTCCATCGGGGTCGTCCTCGGCGGGACGCAGGCGCTCTCGCGCTCGCTGTTCAGCCACATGATCCCGGACGGCTCCGAGGCGGAGTACTTCAGCGCCTACGAGATCTCGGACCGTGGCACCAGCTGGATCGGTGCGCTGCTGTTCGGGGTGGCGGTGCAGGCCACCGGCAGCTACCGCATCGCGATCGTGTCGCTGGTCGTGTTCTTCGCCCTCGGGTTCGTCCTGCTGTGGTTCGCCGACATCCGCCGGGCCGCCGCCGAGGCAGGCAACCCGGCCCCTGCACGGGTCTGA
- a CDS encoding DUF429 domain-containing protein, with the protein MQLRAVGVDGTRGGWVAVVVVGDEIADVWRVADLATVADRVGAVPFGIDIPVGLLDRARRSADVAARAQLAHTASSVFPAPCRSVVDAFRAGAVRDHDGANALSRRVIGVGLSRQTWNLVDKIAEADALVERGVELREVHPELAFHQRAVRPLASKRTWNGVMARLAILRALGLELPDHVEGGDRLAPDDVLDAAIVAWTAAGAHHRAELRSNPDPPREWDRGRPIAIWTRP; encoded by the coding sequence GTGCAGCTGCGGGCGGTGGGCGTGGACGGCACCCGCGGCGGCTGGGTCGCGGTCGTGGTCGTCGGCGACGAGATCGCCGACGTGTGGCGGGTGGCGGACCTTGCGACCGTGGCCGACCGGGTCGGAGCGGTCCCGTTCGGCATCGACATCCCTGTCGGCCTGCTGGATCGGGCGCGGCGTTCCGCCGACGTCGCCGCCCGCGCCCAGCTGGCGCACACTGCTTCGTCGGTGTTCCCCGCGCCGTGCCGGTCGGTCGTTGACGCGTTCAGAGCCGGCGCCGTCCGCGACCACGACGGGGCCAACGCGCTGTCGCGACGCGTGATCGGCGTCGGGCTGTCGCGGCAGACGTGGAACCTGGTTGACAAGATCGCCGAAGCCGATGCCCTGGTCGAGCGCGGGGTCGAGCTGCGCGAGGTGCACCCCGAGCTGGCCTTCCACCAGCGCGCGGTGCGGCCGCTGGCGAGCAAACGCACGTGGAACGGCGTGATGGCTCGCCTGGCGATCCTGCGCGCGCTGGGGCTGGAGCTGCCCGACCACGTCGAGGGCGGCGACCGGCTGGCACCCGACGACGTCCTGGACGCCGCGATCGTGGCGTGGACCGCGGCAGGGGCGCACCACCGGGCGGAGCTGCGCAGCAACCCCGACCCGCCCCGGGAGTGGGACCGCGGCCGTCCGATCGCCATCTGGACGCGTCCGTGA
- a CDS encoding DUF4126 domain-containing protein, with amino-acid sequence MADLVPWVFTSGWATGVNAYAVVLVMGLLGRHAGVDAIPVALQRTEILVGAAVLYGLEFVADKIPWLDSTWDAVHTAIRPILGAAIGLLLAGDASSVEQALAAAAGGLSALASHAVKAGLRAAINASPEPASNIAVSVAEDVTVAGLITLAVAAPWLAAGVAATLLLAGLVLVVAVASRIRRHRERRRRRGEVLTGQPPV; translated from the coding sequence GTGGCCGACCTGGTGCCGTGGGTGTTCACCTCTGGCTGGGCCACCGGCGTCAACGCGTACGCCGTCGTGCTGGTCATGGGCCTCCTCGGCCGCCACGCGGGCGTCGACGCGATCCCCGTGGCGCTGCAGCGGACCGAGATCCTGGTCGGCGCGGCCGTCCTCTACGGGCTGGAGTTCGTCGCCGACAAGATCCCATGGCTCGACTCGACATGGGACGCCGTGCACACGGCGATCCGGCCGATCCTCGGCGCGGCGATCGGGCTGCTGCTGGCCGGCGACGCCTCGTCGGTCGAGCAGGCCCTCGCCGCCGCGGCCGGCGGGCTGAGCGCTCTGGCCAGCCACGCCGTCAAGGCGGGGCTGCGCGCAGCGATCAACGCCTCCCCGGAGCCGGCGAGCAACATCGCCGTGAGTGTCGCCGAGGACGTCACGGTCGCCGGGCTCATCACCCTGGCGGTCGCGGCACCGTGGCTGGCTGCGGGTGTCGCGGCGACGCTGCTGCTGGCCGGGCTGGTGCTCGTGGTGGCCGTCGCCTCACGCATCCGCCGGCACCGCGAGCGCCGTCGGCGCCGAGGCGAGGTGCTGACGGGACAGCCGCCGGTCTGA
- a CDS encoding DUF4870 domain-containing protein, with product MMTETETDAPDTTTAQDDTTSTTTADRAAGDATGAAPQLPPPTTGGPTPSADSRNLAVVAHLSALIGLAGVPSFIGPLVVWLLHRDRDPWVAEQARDALNFNLSLLVYAGAALALTILTVGLGLLVVVPTAIVAAAGWLVATVLAAVRAADGERYRYPLTLQLIS from the coding sequence ATGATGACTGAGACAGAGACGGACGCGCCGGACACGACGACGGCGCAGGACGATACGACGAGCACCACCACGGCCGACCGCGCGGCCGGTGACGCCACAGGCGCGGCACCCCAGCTACCTCCACCCACGACGGGCGGACCGACGCCGTCGGCCGACAGCCGCAACCTCGCGGTCGTCGCGCACCTCTCGGCGCTGATCGGCCTGGCCGGCGTGCCGTCATTCATCGGACCGCTGGTCGTGTGGCTGCTGCACCGCGACCGTGATCCGTGGGTGGCCGAGCAGGCGCGCGACGCCCTGAACTTCAACCTGTCGCTGCTGGTCTACGCCGGAGCGGCGCTCGCGCTGACGATCCTGACCGTCGGGCTGGGCCTGCTGGTGGTCGTCCCCACCGCCATCGTGGCTGCCGCCGGCTGGTTGGTGGCGACGGTGCTCGCCGCGGTCAGGGCGGCCGACGGTGAGCGCTACCGCTACCCGTTGACGCTGCAGTTGATCAGCTGA